In Triticum aestivum cultivar Chinese Spring chromosome 5B, IWGSC CS RefSeq v2.1, whole genome shotgun sequence, the following proteins share a genomic window:
- the LOC123110240 gene encoding uncharacterized protein: protein MGRAKAIDDADLQEVLALHDDFGVRQKDSAQMKNQVSKLQEEVQSISAKQGEISTTVGTVEQVVLDLGKQLSAINTILQTLVKSTHLGQQHDLPSSSGEVAKSPTLHQEQTQNQAARVEQLRKQLAAEKDKSKQLEDLQPQNLPPIRTNRATIPPIFAQGRQETHSMVGTPVTARDNVHTPAFNQYYQQQRDRQMWQGYHKTYEQEMQIQFMKSITKGPKLEFPRFSGEDPVGWIRQCNKYFQMSGAPEEYKVSLAQMYVTDDADVWLRRSGFLKKQVSWKQFGTEVIKRFSEQGSYDLTEKFNSLKQGNNTVFEYTKHFEDLMAEIMEETPELGELWFVKCYVNGPREGIKFQLRPLRPQTLTDAYYLVREVEPCYPPQNTATKKQGLSYTNYYQKQNVNFQSKQAAVIPQQQLPPNKQAEKTGLLTRNSGNLGNVGDVEINGSMVTSVSSFQMSIYCSRKGKITLIMKRKICSSSKKKYRKKGNMQCSYRLMQWDIN from the coding sequence ATGGGGCGTGCCAAGGCAATTGATGATGCAGATCTTCAGGAAGTGTTGGCGCTGCATGATGATTTTGGGGTTCGGCAGAAGGACAGTGCCCAGATGAAAAATCAGGTGTCCAAGTTGCAAGAGGAGGTACAGTCGATTAGTGCCAAGCAAGGTGAGATTTCAACAACAGTGGGAACTGTGGAACAGGTCGTATTGGACCTGGGTAAACAATTGTCAGCTATCAATACTATCCTTCAGACATTAGTTAAATCAACTCATCTGGGGCAGCAACATGATCTTCCTTCTAGTTCGGGAGAAGTGGCCAAATCTCCTACTCTGCACCAAGAGCAAACACAGAATCAGGCTGCTAGAGTGGAGCAGTTGAGAAAACAACTAGCAGCAGAAAAGGACAAATCCAAGCAACTAGAAGACTTGCAACCCCAAAACCTGCCTCCTATCAGAACTAACAGAGCAACAATACCTCCTATATTTGCACAAGGGAGACAGGAAACACACAGTATGGTGGGCACTCCGGTTACAGCAAGAGACAATGTGCATACTCCTGCATTCAATCAGTACTATCAACAGCAACGAGATAGGCAGATGTGGCAGGGTTATCACAAGACGTATGAACAGGAAATGCAAATTCAGTTCATGAAATCTATAACCAAAGGACCTAAGCTAGAATTTCCTAGATTCTCAGGAGAGGACCCAGTGGGATGGATCAGACAGTGTAATAAATACTTCCAGATGTCTGGCGCGCCTGAAGAATACAAGGTCTCCCTTGCTCAAATGTATGTCACTGATGATGCTGATGTATGGCTGAGAAGATCTGGGTTTCTAAAGAAACAAGTATCTTGGAAGCAGTTTGGTACTGAAGTCATTAAAAGATTTTCTGAGCAAGGATCTTATGATCTGACTGAGAAATTCAATTCACTGAAGCAAGGCAACAATACAGTGTTTGAATATACAAAACACTTTGAAGATCTCATGGCAGAGATCATGGAAGAAACTCCTGAATTGGGGGAATTATGGTTTGTCAAATGCTATGTCAATGGACCGAGGGAAGGAATTAAATTTCAGCTCAGGCCTCTGAGGCCCCAAACTCTTACTGATGCATACTATTTAGTTAGAGAAGTAGAGCCCTGTTACCCACCTCAGAATACTGCCACAAAGAAGCAAGGATTGTCCTATACAAATTACTATCAGAAGCAAAATGTCAATTTCCAATCAAAGCAAGCTGCAGTAATTCCACAACAGCAACTACCACCAAACAAACAAGCTGAAAAAACGGGATTACTAACCAGAAATTCAGGAAACCTGGGGAATGTTGGAGATGTGGAGATAAATGGGTCTATGGTCACAAGTGTAAGCTCATTCCAAATGTCCATTTACTGCAGCAggaaggggaagatcacactaaTAATGAAGAGGAAGATTTGCAGCAGCAGCAAGAAGAAATACCGGAAGAAGGGGAACATGCAATGTTCATATCGGCTCATGCAATGGGACATCAACTAG